TGAGCCGACAGCGCGCTGAGCGCGGTATGGCGCGAGGCGTGGTGGCGAATAGCGGCTGCGCGAATTGCTGCGTGGGCGACCAAGGGCTTGCGGACGCAGCAGAATTGACTGCGCTCGCAGCCGAGCATGTCGGCGTTGGCGCGGATGATATGCTTGTGTGCAGCACCGGGATGATTGGCATTGAGCTGCCGATGGCGCTGCTGCGACAGCATATCGGCAATGTCAGCCTGTCTGCCGGCGGCGGGCATGCCTTCGCGCGTTCTATAATGACTACCGATACCATGCACAAGGACCTCGCCGTATCGCTTGATATTGGTGGTCGCAAGGTTACGCTTGGCGGCGCGGCGAAGGGCGTGGGGATGATTCACCCGAATATGGCGACTATGCTCGCCTTTGTAGCGACTGATGCTGCGGTCGAGCAGTCGTTCCTGCAAGCCGCGCTGAGCCGCGCGGTTGACGCATCGTTCAATATGTGCAGCGTGGACGGCGATCAGAGCACGAATGACACGGCGCTCGTGTTTGCCAACGGCGAGGCGGGCGGTGATGAGGTCACCGCCGGGACACCGGATGCCGAAGCCTTTGAGGAGGCGCTCACATTTGTCTGCCAATCGCTCGCCAAGGCGATGGTGCGAGACGGCGAAGGCGCGAAGAAGCTGATCGAGGTTACGGTCAACGATGCAGCGTCGCTGGTGGATGCGCGCACGGCTGCCCGCGAGATTTCTACATCGTCGCTGGTCAAGGCGATGGTGCACGGCAATGACCCGAATTGGGGACGCATCATGATGGCGCTTGGCAAGAGCGGCGCGAATATGGAAGAGTCCAAGATTCAGATTTACATTAACGACATCCAGATTGTGGACGAGGGCAAGGCGATTCCGTTCCATCTGGATTCGGTCGTGAGCGCGATGGCGAGTTCGCCGGATGTGCGTCTGGGCGTCAATCTGAGCATGGGCGACGCTTCTGCGACTGCATGGGGCTGTGACCTGACCGAAGAGTATGTAACCTTTAATTCGGCGTATAGCACATAAGCGCATGGCATCGAACATGTCATCAGCGAACTCCACAGCCGGGATGGGTACGCCACACGCCGAATCAGTGCCGGGTATTGAGCCGGACGGATCGGGCGATAGCAGCCAAGCGAGATTGGCAAATGCGGCGGGTGGCGCCGGCACTATGGCAGATGGTGAAGCGCAGAAGGAGACCAGTACCAGTGGGACGATTGTAGTTAAGATTGGCGGCAGCACGCTCGGCAGCCACGACACGACATTGCACGACCTTGTGAAGTTGCAGCGTCAGGGCGTCAGGGCGATTGTCGTGCATGGCGGCGGCAAGATAATTAGCGACTGGATGGCGATGCAAGGCGTAAAACCGCGATTCGTGCGGGGTTTGCGCGTTACGGACGGTCCCAGCATTGACATCGTGGTCGCCGTTCTCACGGGTCTCATCAACAAGAACCTCGTGGCGTCAATGGTTGAACTGGGCGCGCGCTCCATTGGTATCAGCGGCGCGGACGACGCCATGCTGCGCGCCAAGATACGCGACCCCGAACTCGGTCTCGTTGGCGATATTTTCGATGTCAACGTCGATCCGATAAATGCGGTGTTGGACTCCGGATGCATCCCCGTCATTGCCCCGGTGGGCGTCAAGCCTGCCGAAAACGGCGAATCGTTCCCCACGCTCCTGAACATCAACGCAGACACCGCGGCGGGCGAGATTTCGGCTGCTCTGGGCGCGAGCAAGCTGGTTTTCCTGACCGATGTGCAGGGTGTGCTTGACAACACGCGCAGGCTCATACCGCGTCTGACCGAACGGCAGGCTCGTGGGCTTATCAGCTCCAATGTCGCGGCAGGCGGCATGATTCCTAAGATAGAGGCGTGCTTGACGGCGCTGAGTTCGGGCGGCGTTTCACACATCATCGACGGGCGTAAGCCCGACGCTTTGCTCGAAGTCATTTCGGGCGCAAATCTCGGAACTAGAATTGGATGATTGCGA
The sequence above is drawn from the Chloroflexota bacterium genome and encodes:
- the argJ gene encoding bifunctional glutamate N-acetyltransferase/amino-acid acetyltransferase ArgJ — translated: MGYFGVRNFQGMRFFVCRLAYGGWRRRGYLGAHMAAMIEIINDGSVTSAKGFRAGGTYAGLKTQDDGVLDLGILLSDAPANLAATFSTNKVLSPSVVLSRQRAERGMARGVVANSGCANCCVGDQGLADAAELTALAAEHVGVGADDMLVCSTGMIGIELPMALLRQHIGNVSLSAGGGHAFARSIMTTDTMHKDLAVSLDIGGRKVTLGGAAKGVGMIHPNMATMLAFVATDAAVEQSFLQAALSRAVDASFNMCSVDGDQSTNDTALVFANGEAGGDEVTAGTPDAEAFEEALTFVCQSLAKAMVRDGEGAKKLIEVTVNDAASLVDARTAAREISTSSLVKAMVHGNDPNWGRIMMALGKSGANMEESKIQIYINDIQIVDEGKAIPFHLDSVVSAMASSPDVRLGVNLSMGDASATAWGCDLTEEYVTFNSAYST
- the argB gene encoding acetylglutamate kinase translates to MASNMSSANSTAGMGTPHAESVPGIEPDGSGDSSQARLANAAGGAGTMADGEAQKETSTSGTIVVKIGGSTLGSHDTTLHDLVKLQRQGVRAIVVHGGGKIISDWMAMQGVKPRFVRGLRVTDGPSIDIVVAVLTGLINKNLVASMVELGARSIGISGADDAMLRAKIRDPELGLVGDIFDVNVDPINAVLDSGCIPVIAPVGVKPAENGESFPTLLNINADTAAGEISAALGASKLVFLTDVQGVLDNTRRLIPRLTERQARGLISSNVAAGGMIPKIEACLTALSSGGVSHIIDGRKPDALLEVISGANLGTRIG